In Alistipes ihumii AP11, a genomic segment contains:
- the nifJ gene encoding pyruvate:ferredoxin (flavodoxin) oxidoreductase, which yields MAQKKFITCDGNYAAAHIAYMFSEVAAIYPITPSSTMAEYVDEWAASGRKNIFGETVKVVEMQSEAGAAGAVHGSLQSGALTTTFTASQGLLLMIPNMYKISGELLPGVFHVSARALAAQSLSIFGDHQDVMATRQTGFAMLATSSVQEVMDLAGVAHLVAIRSRVPFLHFFDGFRTSHEIQKIEMIDEQALAGLLDRKALDAFRKRALNPENPVTRGTAQNSDIYFQTREASNKFYNAIPDMVADAMKQISAITGREYKPFTYYGDPDAENVIVAMGSVNETIKETIDYMRSKGEKAGLVTVHLYRPFSPKYLFDVLPASVKRICVLDRTKEPGANGEPLYLDIKEVFYGRENAPLIVGGRYGLSSKDTTPAQMLAVYENLKANEPKDHFTVGIVDDVTFTSLPVGPELHLDNAGTFEARFIGLGADGTVGANKNSIKIIGNTTDKYCQAYFAYDSKKSGGYTASHLRFGDKPIRSPYLVNTPDFVACHVPSYLGKYDLLKGLKDGGTFLLNSVWDAETTKEHLPDAMKKYMAEHHINFYIINATKIAAEIGLGSRTNTIMQSAFFKVTGVIPYETAKEEMKKAIYKSYGKKGEEIVNMNYAAVEKGGDVTKVEVPQQWASLNPAPAVGRDVPEFVRNIVEPIEALRGDDLPVSAFDGREDGTWDAGTSQYEKRGVAVNVPEWQAENCIQCNQCAYVCPHAAIRPFLLTEEEAAAAPAGTETKQGVGATKAYRFKIQVSPLDCTGCGNCANVCPAPTKALLMKPLESQLDKGEAERWEYMHNQVGYKDTVVDKTKTVKNSQFSRPLFEFSGACAGCGETPYIKAITQLYGDRMVIANATGCSSIYGGSAPSSPYCANEKGFGPAWANSLFEDNAEFGLGIHVGIEKLRERLIVLMKEAIEGNTGCSDELKGVMREWLDKMNDAEATKEVASRLIPMMEACGCDVCKQILAMKHYLIKKSTWIFGGDGWAYDIGFGGLDHVIASGMNVNILVLDTEVYSNTGGQSSKSTPIGAVAKFASAGKRVRKKDLGAMAMTYGYVYVAQVAMGANHNQYLNAIKEAEAYDGPSLIIAYAPCINHGIKGGMGKSQLTEKEAVECGYWHLWRFNPALEAQGKNPFSLDSKEPDWSKFQQFIHSEVRYTSLLKSFPDEAKELFAASEKNAQWRYETYKRYAAMDYSDTVEEK from the coding sequence ATGGCACAGAAAAAATTCATTACTTGTGACGGAAACTACGCGGCGGCCCACATCGCATACATGTTCAGCGAAGTGGCTGCGATCTATCCGATCACACCGTCGTCCACCATGGCGGAGTACGTCGACGAGTGGGCGGCCAGCGGCCGCAAGAACATTTTCGGCGAAACGGTCAAGGTTGTCGAAATGCAGTCGGAGGCCGGAGCCGCCGGAGCGGTGCACGGCTCGCTGCAGAGCGGCGCGCTGACTACGACGTTCACGGCCTCGCAGGGACTGCTGCTGATGATTCCGAACATGTACAAGATATCCGGCGAGCTGCTGCCGGGCGTGTTCCACGTTTCGGCCCGCGCACTGGCCGCGCAGTCGCTGTCGATCTTCGGCGACCATCAGGACGTGATGGCCACCCGCCAGACCGGTTTCGCCATGCTGGCGACGAGCAGCGTACAGGAAGTGATGGACCTGGCCGGCGTCGCCCATCTGGTGGCGATCCGCTCGCGCGTTCCGTTCCTGCACTTCTTCGACGGATTCCGCACCTCGCACGAAATTCAGAAAATCGAGATGATCGACGAGCAAGCGCTCGCTGGCCTGCTCGACCGTAAAGCGCTGGACGCTTTCCGCAAGCGCGCGCTCAATCCGGAGAACCCCGTCACGCGCGGCACGGCTCAGAACTCCGACATCTACTTCCAGACCCGCGAGGCCTCGAACAAGTTCTACAACGCCATACCCGACATGGTGGCCGACGCGATGAAGCAGATCAGCGCGATCACCGGACGCGAGTACAAGCCGTTCACCTACTACGGCGACCCGGATGCCGAAAACGTCATCGTAGCCATGGGCTCCGTGAACGAAACGATCAAGGAAACGATCGATTACATGCGCAGCAAGGGCGAAAAGGCAGGTCTCGTCACCGTTCACCTCTACCGTCCGTTCTCGCCGAAGTACCTGTTCGACGTGCTGCCCGCTTCGGTCAAGAGAATCTGCGTGCTCGACCGCACGAAAGAACCCGGAGCCAACGGCGAGCCGCTGTATCTGGATATCAAGGAGGTATTCTACGGCCGCGAAAACGCTCCGCTGATCGTCGGCGGACGCTACGGCCTTTCGTCGAAGGACACGACCCCGGCCCAGATGCTGGCCGTCTACGAGAACCTGAAGGCCAACGAGCCGAAGGACCACTTCACGGTGGGCATCGTCGACGACGTGACTTTCACCTCTCTGCCCGTAGGACCGGAGCTGCATCTCGACAACGCCGGCACGTTCGAGGCCCGCTTCATCGGCTTGGGCGCCGACGGCACGGTGGGCGCCAACAAGAACTCGATCAAGATCATCGGCAACACGACCGACAAATACTGCCAGGCCTACTTCGCGTACGACTCGAAGAAGTCGGGCGGCTACACGGCCTCGCACTTGCGCTTCGGCGACAAGCCGATCCGCTCGCCCTATCTGGTCAACACGCCCGACTTCGTGGCCTGCCACGTTCCGTCGTATCTGGGCAAGTACGACCTGCTCAAGGGGCTCAAGGACGGAGGCACGTTCCTGCTCAACAGCGTGTGGGACGCCGAGACGACCAAGGAGCATCTGCCCGATGCGATGAAGAAATATATGGCCGAGCACCATATCAACTTCTACATCATCAACGCGACGAAGATCGCCGCCGAGATCGGACTCGGCAGCCGGACCAATACGATCATGCAGAGCGCTTTCTTCAAGGTGACCGGCGTGATTCCGTACGAGACGGCCAAGGAAGAGATGAAGAAGGCGATCTACAAGTCCTACGGCAAGAAGGGCGAAGAGATCGTCAACATGAACTACGCCGCCGTCGAAAAGGGCGGCGACGTAACCAAGGTGGAAGTCCCGCAGCAGTGGGCCTCGCTGAACCCGGCTCCGGCCGTCGGACGCGACGTGCCGGAATTCGTCCGCAACATCGTCGAGCCGATCGAGGCCCTGCGGGGCGACGACCTGCCCGTCAGCGCGTTCGACGGCCGTGAGGACGGTACGTGGGACGCCGGCACTTCGCAATACGAGAAGCGGGGTGTCGCGGTGAACGTTCCCGAATGGCAGGCCGAGAACTGTATCCAGTGCAACCAATGCGCCTACGTCTGCCCGCATGCCGCGATCCGTCCGTTCCTGCTCACCGAGGAGGAAGCCGCCGCCGCGCCGGCAGGCACCGAAACCAAACAAGGCGTCGGAGCGACGAAAGCCTATCGGTTCAAGATTCAGGTATCGCCGCTCGACTGTACGGGCTGCGGCAACTGCGCGAACGTCTGCCCGGCCCCGACCAAGGCTCTGCTGATGAAGCCGCTCGAAAGCCAGCTCGACAAGGGCGAGGCCGAGCGCTGGGAATACATGCACAACCAGGTCGGCTACAAGGATACCGTGGTCGACAAAACGAAAACCGTCAAGAACAGCCAGTTCTCCCGGCCGCTGTTCGAGTTCTCCGGAGCGTGCGCCGGCTGCGGCGAAACGCCATACATCAAGGCGATCACGCAGCTCTACGGCGACCGCATGGTGATCGCCAACGCGACGGGCTGCTCGTCGATCTACGGCGGATCGGCTCCCTCGTCGCCCTACTGCGCCAACGAGAAAGGCTTCGGGCCGGCATGGGCCAACTCGCTGTTCGAGGACAACGCCGAGTTCGGCTTGGGCATTCACGTCGGCATCGAGAAACTGCGCGAACGACTGATCGTGCTGATGAAGGAAGCCATCGAAGGCAATACCGGATGTTCCGACGAGCTGAAAGGCGTAATGCGGGAATGGCTCGACAAGATGAACGACGCCGAGGCGACCAAGGAGGTAGCATCCCGCCTGATCCCGATGATGGAAGCCTGCGGTTGCGACGTCTGCAAGCAGATCCTCGCAATGAAGCACTACCTGATCAAAAAATCGACTTGGATCTTCGGAGGCGACGGCTGGGCGTACGACATCGGTTTCGGCGGTCTGGACCATGTGATCGCATCGGGGATGAATGTCAATATCCTCGTACTGGATACGGAGGTCTACTCGAATACGGGCGGACAGTCGTCCAAGAGCACGCCGATCGGCGCGGTCGCCAAGTTCGCATCGGCCGGCAAGCGCGTCCGCAAGAAAGATCTCGGCGCAATGGCAATGACCTACGGCTACGTCTACGTCGCACAGGTGGCGATGGGGGCCAACCACAACCAGTACCTCAACGCGATCAAGGAGGCCGAGGCTTATGACGGTCCGTCGCTGA